One window from the genome of Sardina pilchardus chromosome 12, fSarPil1.1, whole genome shotgun sequence encodes:
- the LOC134097854 gene encoding fasciculation and elongation protein zeta-2-like has translation MAAPLAHFDEDWQDFNEFRPTSEWPNQLDQINSNVGDTTGFEDFSDLDNSFSGEICSFKSMEDLVNDFDEKLNMCFRNYNTKIENIAPVQPITEDNFLKDDEIWNALTDNYGNVMPVDWKTSHTRSLHLPTLNLSEQRKEDNSSLDLSDDEELREQMDMHSIIVSCVNDEPLFTAEQVIEEIEEIMQESPDPEEDESPSQSDMSLLCQEMNTLNRSSSTSSYEETLRGLSVSELSGRLQQVETLIRGLSEELVQQLALRDELDFEKEVKNRFISLLITVQNRQKEHRQLLKRRGGKIRSPSLQTRGGERTHVPGTYLTTVIPYEQKSGPPSVEDLQYLTKILHAMKDDSDKVPSLLTEYILKVLCPS, from the exons ATGGCTGCTCCGTTAGCACATTTCGATGAAGACTGGCAGGACTTTAATGAATTCAGACCTACCTCTGAATGGCCAAATCAGCTGGATCAGATCAACTCCAATGTCGGTGACACAACAGGGTTTGAGGACTTTTCAGATCTCGACAACAGCTTTTCGGGGGAGATATGCAGCTTCAAGTCAATGGAGGACCTTGTGAACGATTTTGATGAGAAGCTGAATATGTGTTTTCGGAATTACAACACTAAGATAGAAAATATCGCTCCAGTACAGCCCATCACAGAAGATAATTTCCTGAAGGACGACGA AATCTGGAACGCTCTGACGGATAACTATGGAAACGTGATGCCAGTGGACTGGAAGACCTCTCACACACGCTCCCTCCACTTACCCACCCTCAACCTATCAGAGCAGAGG aaAGAGGACAACTCGTCACTGGACCTCTCGGACGATGAGGAGCTGCGGGAGCAAATGGACATGCACTCCATCATCGTATCGTGTGTCAACGACGAACCGCTCTTCACCGCTGAGCAG gTGATTGAGGAAATTGAGGAGATTATGCAAGAGTCTCCAGAcccagaggaggatgagagtcCATCCCAGTCCGACATGTCCCTACTCTGCCAAGAGATGAACACACTCAACAGGTCCAGCTCTACCAGCAGCTACGAAGAGA ctctGCGCGGGTTGTCGGTGTCGGAGCTGAGCGGGCGGCTGCAGCAGGTGGAGACGCTGATCCGGGGCCTGTCGGAGGAGCTGGTGCAGCAGCTGGCGCTGCGGGACGAGCTGGACTTTGAGAAGGAGGTGAAGAACCGCTTCATCTCGCTGCTCATCACCGTGCAGAACCGCCAGAAGGAGCACCGGCAGCTGCTCAAGCGCCGCGGCGGCAAGATCCGCAGCCCCAGCCTGCAGACGCGCGGCGGGGAGAGGACACACGTGCCCGGCACG TATCTTACCACAGTGATTCCCTATGAGCAAAAGAGCGGCCCTCCGTCAGTGGAAGACCTTCAGTACCTCACCAAAA TACTGCACGCCATGAAGGACGACAGCGATAAAGTCCCTAGCCTGCTAACTGAGTACATCCtcaaag TATTATGTCCCTCGTAG